The DNA sequence GATGGAAGAAGCAACTACCGCGAGAGGCCGGGTCCGTATGACCGGCCCCGTAAGGGTGGGCGCCCGCCTTCCCTGGACCGGTACTGAGCTGCGTGGTATCTTCTGCCTAACAAGACTTGTATCTGGAAGGCATAGCACACTGTTTTATGAACTAGTACTTTGACTTTACTTTTATGTAGTGCTGTGACCTTATGTGTTCGAATTTGGAGGATGGTTTATGTTAAGTTGCTTTatgcttgtttttttttggtctCAGTGATGTTTAGTAACGCAtgtgttactccctccgtccctgaaaatttgtcacctattttctttttcgtccgtccctaaaaatgtcactttttatttttaccattttttgtagtggtaCCTATATTCGACTAACTCATTcgcactcacattttattataaaactaatatataaaaataagaatcacatgtcatcaattttttcaactcactttctattactccctccgtctcaaggtattagaccaactttcctttttgggatgttccaacatattagactcatttccttttttagcaaaaagcatctatcttattttattctccacttacttttttctctcttctctcccctactttttccctctctcatattttactctctccactttaactatttaaatatcaattccttaaatcatgtgcccaaaagaagtgagtctaatactccgggacggagggagtacatttcttaaaactcgtaccgggtcaaatggtgacaaattattatgGACGGAAGAAGTAATAGCTCCATCTGCTCGTGCCTATTTGTATGTGTTGGTCTATCGAATCTTGACCCGTCAGATAACCATCATAATCCGATCGTATCTTTTTTAAGAggatcaataataattttccaTTTGCATCCATGACTACTTGAATCTATTGGGTCGAGGATAATCGTCTTATCAACTAAGCCATCTTTCATCGTCTATCTTGATGGTAACCCAGAAGCTATGTTTCATTATCTACATTGTAACCCGCCTGCCTTGGGTTTATCAGAGACGCTTTTGTATATTGAGACGATGTCTGGttttcaagataaaatagtaccAAGATATATCTATTGAGTTGTGAGAATATTTTAGTCAAgcttagctatgactaattatctcatgattatccatctgtGATTGAATTATAAGATTGAATCTCTTTAAtaaaacacactacaaattcAATCGCGGGacaatcttgcaaactgaAACCCCCTTGGAGTACGCTATTGTTAATTGAATTTCTACATGAAAAGCTCAAATTCACATCTAAGAGGTCGCTTATcgttgacattttcattttacaaccaacttttcttctcttttaaaATAGGATTAATAATGGTTTATCATATGTCCCGACTCAACTTTTGACTTTTTAGTTGGAATAAAAACATGTATACTTATTAGTGGAATAAAAACAGTAAGATACGCTTCATCGTCTCATTTTACAGCCATCTTCACACACGATACAACAATATGAATATTGAGAGAGGTTTATATTTATCTACCGCTTTATACAAACTACCTAACTATTGAAATAATACACTTTCCCTTGGTGTAAAAATGACATTAGCAAACGCTcttttaactcacaaaatcaAGCCAATATGAATGATGAATCTTCACAAACCTCAACAATTGGGCTGTCACGAACCAACAACCTCGTCATCAACTCGCAGCAGCAGCTCCAGAACGCTCCCGGCCTTCCGTTTCGCCCGATCGGTGCCATTCTCCGACAGCTCCTTGAGCGCCTCCTCCGCCCCGAGCTCCCTCGCGATTCTCAGATAGTCCCCATTACCCGTGCACAGTGACCACAGTATCGCGGCCGCGTTCTCCCGGTTGCGTGGCGACCCCGTTCGGATCAACTCGACCAGCACCGAGACGGGGTCGGCCAGCCCGACGGCGGCTTTCCCTTCTTGATGGCTCGCGAGGATTGCTAGGATTGCGAGCGCTTCGTCCACCATCCCGCCCCCGGGGTCCTTGAGCAGCGCCACGAGCGGCGGTACGATTCCGGCTCTCACTGCTCTCACCTTGTTCCCTTGGTAGATCGAGAGGTTGAATATGGCCGTGGCCGCGTCTTTCTTCCCTCGAGGCGATCCGTTGCAGAGCAGCTCGATCAGTGGGGGGATGGCCCCGGCGGCGCCTATAGCGACTTTGTTCTCGTCCACGACCGAGAGGCTGAAAAGGGTCGCGGCTGCATTTTCCCTAGCCTCCGTGCTTCCATTCTTCAGCACGTCTACAATGTCGGGTATGGCGCCTGCATTTACGATGGTGCCCTTGTTCGCCTCATTTATGGAGAGATTGAGAAGCGCTGTGACGGCGTGCTCTTGAGTCCTCAAGTCGGAGGAGGACAACAGCTCGACTAATAGAGGAATGGCACCGGCTTCAGCAATGCATACCCGGTTATCAGCATTTCTCTTAGCTAGCAAACGAAGCTCGCCGGAAGCTGCCCTTTGTTGATCAGTGTTGCCGTTTGCTAGTTTTTGCAGCAACGCGTTGATAGCAGCACGATCACAGTCGGAACCACTAGCTCCCGGTCGTCTGTTCCGACAGTTCCCCTGCTTCTTCGGCAGCTCCACGCCGTTACTCTCACACCACAGAGCAATAAGACTTTTCAGCACGTAGTTGGGAGTTAACGCCGTGTGCACTAGCGTCTGCTGAGTCTTAGGGCACGTCTTGTGCCCTGCATCGAGCCATTTCTGAATGCACAATCGTTCGTAGGTCTGCATTTATGTACCACCAATCTAACTTATCACACaacataaaacataacaaaaacatCAAAGGAACTTGAGGGTTCGAACATCAAACCTGCCCCGTGGAAACAATTACGGGATCTTGCATCAACTCTAATGATATTGGACAACGGAAGTCATCCGGGATGATCGGAGATCTGTGCTTCATCGAACTCTTGTCAATATCAGTAGCATCAACATCCGGATTATCCGCTGACACGCACTCCTTTATCTTCTTAAGAAGGAATGACATAGTTTCAATATACTCCTCCGAAACTCCTTCCGGAACCCCACCACACGAGATGACCATCTCGTGGATGGCAAGCAACTCCCGCTTTAGATCAGCTGTAGTCCTCAAATGCAGCTTTTCTGAAAGTCTTTTGAAAACTGCGGGATCAGGGTCGTCATCCATTTGCGCTGCAGCCAAGTCCTTCACCAATTGCAGATCAGGTGAATCCAGCCGACCTATTGCTCGTTTGAATTGCGCATGTAGGAGTTCGATCTAGCATGGAATAGCAAAGCATTATGAATAAAGGGAAGTCAAAGGCAACGGACATAACTAGTGTCGGGTGTAAAAATGTCAAAGCTTCACCTGTTCTCGAACCTCCTCAGGTATATCAAGCTCGTTATAGGGAACCTGACTCAATGCTGCTTCGATCTGTATGGTGACGTCTTCAAACTTTCCAGCAAGTTTGTCAATCTGCAGAGCCTGTAACGAACAAGAATTTCAGTCAGACATTTGAGCACAATCTGTATGTGATAAAAGCTAGTTTCTTCTATCAGAATTACActttaaattgataaaattctCATTCTTCAAACATACTAAATTCTTCCAAGAAAACGGACACATAACCAACTAAACTCTTCTATCTTAGGCAGCATACAACTAAAGCATTTATTCTAAAACCTCACGAAACAAGTTACTGAAAGGCAATGCAGGtggaaaagagagaaaaacatCATTTCTACGAACAAGGAAGACAACTACAACAGAAAGTAAT is a window from the Salvia hispanica cultivar TCC Black 2014 chromosome 1, UniMelb_Shisp_WGS_1.0, whole genome shotgun sequence genome containing:
- the LOC125201125 gene encoding U-box domain-containing protein 14, yielding MAENPELEGLVSQLSEAATAICALPECRTVAKRMYGNLVRRVKLLSPLFEELQDGGGGIELGNDVVKGLDSLRIAIDSAFELLKSVHEGSKIFQALQIDKLAGKFEDVTIQIEAALSQVPYNELDIPEEVREQIELLHAQFKRAIGRLDSPDLQLVKDLAAAQMDDDPDPAVFKRLSEKLHLRTTADLKRELLAIHEMVISCGGVPEGVSEEYIETMSFLLKKIKECVSADNPDVDATDIDKSSMKHRSPIIPDDFRCPISLELMQDPVIVSTGQTYERLCIQKWLDAGHKTCPKTQQTLVHTALTPNYVLKSLIALWCESNGVELPKKQGNCRNRRPGASGSDCDRAAINALLQKLANGNTDQQRAASGELRLLAKRNADNRVCIAEAGAIPLLVELLSSSDLRTQEHAVTALLNLSINEANKGTIVNAGAIPDIVDVLKNGSTEARENAAATLFSLSVVDENKVAIGAAGAIPPLIELLCNGSPRGKKDAATAIFNLSIYQGNKVRAVRAGIVPPLVALLKDPGGGMVDEALAILAILASHQEGKAAVGLADPVSVLVELIRTGSPRNRENAAAILWSLCTGNGDYLRIARELGAEEALKELSENGTDRAKRKAGSVLELLLRVDDEVVGS